GTAGTGGGGACTGTGGGTCTCAGCGAGGCCCCTGGCTGACAGCTTCTCACCCCTCCTGTCTACACTGCTCACCTTTCTTCCTCCATTGGAGCATGTAGCTGCCGAGGGTGGCCAGGCCTGTGGCCAGCAGAAGGGCCAGCAGCACCAGGACTGGGGCCAACATGCGGGTCATCGGGATGGACACCCTGCGGACGAGATGGAAGGAGACTGGTGGCTGTCATCAGATGTTGGCAGCACACTGGGCATTCTCATTCTGAGTCCCAGTCATATCCCTCATCTCTCCCAAGGAGGTCAGAGGGTACCAGGGACCACAACATCTGGTTAGTCCCAATGGAAGGGACCTCAGCCCCCATCGCCAGACCTAGGAGGCACTTTCCGCTGGGTCTGAACCTGTGAGTAGTTACCTGGCCACCAGCAATGGAGGGCAGTTATATATAAAGACCCAAGAGCCAGTCCTTCAGGCTGGGATTCCAGTTGGGTAAGAAAACAGCACATTGTTTGGTTCTACAGTTTCCTACTTAGCACAGGGCCCAGTGTAAAGTGCACAAACGAGAACTACTGAACTGGGGTGGCTGTCCCTGAAGCCGGGCAGGGAGCGAGGTGGGGACTGGGGCCATGGCGGACCCTTCACCTTGGGCGGGCCTGCATGTCCAAGGCAAAAGGGCTGCTGGCCCCCGTAATGTAGGTCATTCACTGCTCCAGGGCCCTGCTGGGtaaggggtgggatgggggctgaATCTGCCCTCTCTGCATGTCTGTGGCCACGACAAGAAGCTGTGTTCTCCCAGAGGAAGGAGTATTGTGTTCTTATTTGCTCAGGGGCACCTTATGGTTCAGTGATGACCTGAAAAGGTGGCCTTGGTTGGAGCTGCTCACCTGGTCTTCGAGCTGCTTCTGATGGGGACAAAACTGGTGTCCTCTGTTGAGGTAGAGTCTAGCCGTGTGGCTTGGCGGGAGATCCCTGCAGGAGGAGAGGTTGCTGGGTGAGGAGAGGTCCTTGCATTTGGAAGGGTTGCTGCATACGGAGAGGTCCTTGCATATGGAGAGGTCCCTGCATACGGAGAGGTTGCTGGGTGAGAAGAGGTCCTTGCAAATGGAGAGGTTGTCGGGTGAGGAGAGGTCCCTGCATACGGAGAGGTTGCTGCATGCTCGGATGGGGAGGTCCCTGTGAATGGAGAGGCCTCTGCCCCTGTCTTCCCCAGCTTGGCTGTGGTGACTGTCGGGTGGAGACCAGCAGAAGCTACAAGTCCAAAAGCAATGCCTCAGCACCTGCCCTGATCCTTGATTCCCAGCATTCCCAGACCTCTGACCCTTGACCCCTGAACCCTAATCTCCCCAGGACCAATTTCTCAGAACTTCCCCAGCTACACCTCAAACAGAGGCCTTGAGGAAGCCATTTTGAGCAAGCAGGTCATATCTCAGGAACACCCCAAACCTGTGCGTGGCTCTCAGCTCCCCCCCATTTGAGCTGCAGCCTGTCCTTTATTGTGGGGAGGTGCCATCCTCCAGCCCCCACCTCCATGACCCTGAACCCCTCCCAGGGAAGGAGGGACATTTGTTACCTGGAAAGACGAGCAAAGAAACCGAGAAAGTCTTATCGAAGCCCACTCTTTTGACCCCACACCAGTACTTCCCCACGTCCTTCAGGGTGAGGTTCCTCAGGGTGACCTCAAACCTGAGCTGCCGGGGGTTGTCGTGGACGGACACCCTGCCTTCCTGGCCATATTCTCCAGCGTAGACAGTCCCAGAGCAGCGGGAGATCAAGAACCCGCTCTCCCTGCACCAGTATTTCCTGTACTTCTTCAGCTCTTCCCCGTAGGTGCACTGCAGGGACACGGTGTCACCTTCAAAGCCGCTGATCTCCTTCGGGCCCTCCAGGGCTCCATAACCTGAAACCACAGCAGGGATGAAGGTTGGAATTCCCTGATTCAAGTACCCAGGATCAAGACCAGAAGGCTTTCCTCAGTCACTCCCTTCTTGGGGCAGCCCTGGTAGGAGCTGGTACTCCACTCTGCCACCGAGGGATCTTGGGACAGGACTGTTACTGTTTCTCTACACCTGGCATATTGAAGGCTGGTGATGGGGAAGATCTAGATTCATACAGCCCAGAGTCTGAATCCCAGCActgccacttagtagctgtgtgaccctggggaaaTTGCTTGACCCCTCTGAGTTTTCTCAC
The genomic region above belongs to Phocoena phocoena chromosome 19, mPhoPho1.1, whole genome shotgun sequence and contains:
- the CD300LG gene encoding CMRF35-like molecule 9, with the protein product MRPLVLLWGCLVLPGYGALEGPKEISGFEGDTVSLQCTYGEELKKYRKYWCRESGFLISRCSGTVYAGEYGQEGRVSVHDNPRQLRFEVTLRNLTLKDVGKYWCGVKRVGFDKTFSVSLLVFPGNKSTLPNARTSPHPATSPPAGISRQATRLDSTSTEDTSFVPIRSSSKTRVSIPMTRMLAPVLVLLALLLATGLATLGSYMLQWRKKAQLATETQRKEKVHLSHLTSKEDEASWQTPEGDMTPGPPLPVSGEEPDFSKFVSV